The following coding sequences lie in one Apium graveolens cultivar Ventura chromosome 3, ASM990537v1, whole genome shotgun sequence genomic window:
- the LOC141712685 gene encoding sucrose synthase 6-like: MSSSPILKRSESVIDTMPEALRQSRYHMKKCFTKYVEQGRRLMKLHHLMSEMETVIDDKSERTQVLEGLLGYILCTTQEAVVIPPHVAFAIRPNPGFWEFVKVSSIDLSVEGITATDYLKCKEMIVDENWANDENALELDFGAMDFDTPRLTLSSSVGNGLNFITKFLTSKLNGPLEKAQPLVDYLLSLNYQGEKLMINETLNTAVKLQGALIVAEAALSLLPRDTKYSSFETRFKEWGFEKGWGDNAKRVMETMRYLSEVLQAPDSVNMEKFFSRVPTTFNIVLFSVHGYFGQADVLGLPDTGGQVVYVLDQVLALEEELLLRIKQQGLNAKPQILVVTRLIPDAKGNTCNQELEPVLKTKHSHILRVPFRTENGIVPQWISRFDIYPYLETFTRDASKKILEIMEGKPDLIIGNYTDGNLVAALMANKLGITLGTIAHALEKTKYEDSDLKWKELDSKYHFSCQFTADTIAMNSADFIITSTYQEIAGSKDRPGQYESHTAFTLPGLSRVVSGINIFDPKFNIASPGADQTVYFPATEKQKRFTSFRPAIDELLFSRVENDQHVGYLEDKKKPIIFSMARLDTVKNISGLTEWYGKNKRLRNLVNLVVVAGFFDPSKSKDREEIAEIKKMHTIIEKYQLKGQIRWIAAQTDKNRNSELYRCIADTKGAFVQPALYEAFGLTVIEAMNCGLPTFATNQGGPAEIIVNGVSGYHIDPNNGDESSNKIADFFQKCKEDAEFWNGISSAALSRIYECYTWKIYANKMLNMGTIYGFWRQLYKDQKLAKQRYIQMLYNLQFRNLVKNVPLSISAQQAIPKEIVKIQTKRTQSRFARLFGA; this comes from the exons ATGTCTTCTTCGCCTATTTTAAAGCGGTCCGAGTCAGTGATCGACACAATGCCAGAGGCTTTAAGGCAGAGTCGGTATCATATGAAGAAGTGCTTCACCAAGTACGTTGAGCAAGGGAGGCGACTGATGAAACTTCATCATTTGATGTCTGAGATGGAGACTGTTATCGACGATAAGTCTGAAAGAACTCAAGTTCTGGAGGGATTACTTGGCTACATTTTGTGCACTACTCAG GAGGCTGTTGTTATTCCTCCACATGTAGCATTTGCCATTAGACCTAACCCAGGGTTCTGGGAGTTTGTTAAAGTTAGTTCCATTGATTTATCCGTCGAGGGCATTACAGCTACAGATTACTTGAAATGCAAAGAAATGATTGTTGATGAGAATTG GGCCAATGATGAGAATGCATTGGAATTAGATTTTGGAGCAATGGACTTCGACACACCTCGTTTGACTTTATCGTCATCGGTTGGAAATGGATTAAATTTTATTACAAAGTTCCTCACTTCCAAGCTGAATGGTCCACTAGAGAAAGCACAGCCTCTTGTAGATTACTTGCTCTCACTAAATTACCAGGGAGAA AAACTTATGATTAACGAGACACTCAACACTGCTGTTAAACTTCAAGGGGCACTAATAGTAGCTGAAGCAGCCCTCTCTTTACTACCTAGAGACACAAAATATTCAAGTTTTGAGACCAG GTTTAAAGAATGGGGTTTTGAAAAGGGATGGGGAGACAATGCTAAAAGAGTTATGGAGACAATGAGATATCTTTCTGAGGTGCTCCAAGCTCCAGATTCAGTAAACATGGAGAAGTTCTTTAGCAGGGTCCCGACGACTTTCAACATTGTTCTGTTTTCTGTCCATGGATACTTTGGCCAAGCAGATGTCCTCGGATTGCCAGACACTGGCGGTCAG GTGGTTTATGTTTTGGATCAAGTGCTTGCTTTGGAAGAGGAATTGCTGCTTAGAATTAAGCAACAAGGTCTTAACGCTAAGCCTCAGATTCTTGTG GTGACTCGACTTATCCCTGATGCAAAGGGGAATACATGCAATCAAGAACTAGAACCTGTTCTAAAGACAAAACACTCCCACATTCTTCGAGTTCCATTTAGGACTGAGAATGGAATTGTTCCGCAATGGATTTCCCGTTTTGACATTTATCCTTACCTTGAAACTTTCACTCGG GATGCCTCCAAGAAAATTCTTGAAATAATGGAGGGAAAACCAGATCTTATTATTGGAAACTATACCGATGGGAATTTGGTTGCAGCTCTGATGGCCAACAAACTCGGAATAACTCTG GGAACTATTGCACATGCTTTGGAGAAGACTAAGTATGAAGATTCAGACTTGAAATGGAAGGAACTAGACTCCAAGTATCACTTCTCATGTCAATTCACAGCTGATACAATTGCAATGAACTCCGCGGATTTCATCATCACTAGTACATACCAGGAAATTGCTGGAAG CAAAGATAGGCCAGGGCAGTACGAAAGCCACACTGCATTTACACTTCCAGGGCTCTCTAGAGTAGTTTCAGGAATCAACATCTTTGATCCAAAGTTCAACATTGCTTCTCCCGGGGCGGATCAAACAGTTTATTTTCCAGCCACAGAAAAACAGAAGCGCTTCACATCATTTCGTCCAGCCATAGATGAACTACTTTTTAGCAGAGTTGAAAATGATCAGCACGT TGGATACCTTGAAGATAAAAAGAAACCTATAATCTTCTCAATGGCAAGGCTTGATACTGTGAAGAACATCAGTGGATTAACTGAATGGTATGGAAAGAACAAGAGGCTGAGAAATTTGGTTAACCTAGTCGTTGTTGCGGGCTTTTTTGACCCTTCTAAATCTAAAGATAGAGAAGAGATAGCTGAAATAAAGAAGATGCATACAATAATAGAAAAGTACCAGCTTAAGGGTCAGATCAGATGGATAGCAGCACAAACAGACAAGAATCGGAACAGTGAGCTCTATCGTTGCATTGCTGATACAAAAGGAGCTTTTGTGCAGCCTGCTCTCTATGAAGCATTTGGCCTTACTGTTATCGAGGCAATGAACTGTGGATTACCAACATTTGCAACAAATCAAGGGGGTCCAGCTGAGATCATTGTTAATGGTGTTTCAGGGTACCATATTGATCCGAATAACGGGGATGAATCAAGTAACAAGATTGCTGATTTTTTCCAGAAGTGTAAGGAGGACGCAGAATTTTGGAACGGAATTTCATCTGCAGCATTAAGCCGTATATACGAGTG CTACACATGGAAGATTTACGCAAACAAAATGTTAAATATGGGAACTATTTATGGGTTTTGGAGGCAATTGTACAAGGACCAGAAGCTAGCAAAACAAAGATACATTCAGATGTTGTATAATCTCCAATTCAGAAACTTG GTAAAGAATGTGCCTCTATCAATTTCCGCACAACAAGCCATCCCAAAAGAAATTGTCAAAATACAAACAAAGCGCACGCAATCCAGATTTGCCAGGTTATTTGGAGCATAA
- the LOC141712686 gene encoding NAC domain-containing protein 54-like, with protein sequence MAPVSLPPGFRFHPTDEELVAYYLKRKINGRKIELEVIPEVDLYKCEPWDLPGKSLLPSKDLEWYFFSPRDRKYPNGSRTNRATRAGYWKATGKDRKVNSQMRAVGMKKTLVYYRGRAPHGARTDWVMHEYRLDERECETASGLQLQDAYALCRIFKKSLNAIKVVNHYGIAASDHSSSNIEIYSDGRCDQEDNVESSDHPMTLSSTYPPNNFMPTASTYNNTAGTNPHHDAKWMQYLSEEAFSFPTPSSFQDAAAIPYPASKVDIALECARLQHRLSLPPLQVQDFPQAGYVDMKMQESSSIYGNTSNQNQDILQEILSVAQVSQELMNQSSWINGNASAAEDDFSFLPQENKIQGQDTSSSMDIGHNEDLGTERTVENLRWVGMSNKDLDKSFREDYNCVPIENISCFPKNNLNVQGESSHHHNFQEVNDTEENDHFSLEFVNDDPNDHGFLNDGELDDFSTTPNFDVYEKIEVSHGLFVSTRQVPDTFFHKIVPSQTVKVYINPMIVHSFPVSEVDAAARPQNISLLDKIKALVTTIGMVGITKFLKPWTKTPSPLVSIVALMLTCLYLEENLDNLIELRDVDYLPDGKKTKRISNLDNFEIFKWDYEEKKCGKVKREWGSVVLNKVWPCLTLALASYFLGAAHFI encoded by the exons ATGGCTCCTGTTTCATTGCCTCCAGGGTTTCGGTTTCATCCAACAGATGAGGAATTAGTAGCATACTACCTTAAGAGAAAAATTAATGGACGTAAGATTGAGCTTGAAGTCATCCCCGAAGTTGATCTCTACAAGTGCGAACCATGGGACTTACCAG GAAAATCACTATTGCCAAGCAAAGATCTAGAGTGGTATTTCTTTAGTCCGAGAGATCGAAAATACCCAAATGGATCAAGGACGAATCGAGCAACTAGAGCCGGATACTGGAAAGCAACAGGGAAGGATAGAAAAGTTAACTCCCAAATGCGAGCAGTGGGAATGAAGAAAACCCTTGTTTATTACAGAGGGAGAGCTCCTCATGGTGCTAGAACTGACTGGGTTATGCATGAATATAGGCTTGATGAGAGGGAATGTGAAACTGCCTCTGGCTTGCAG TTGCAGGATGCATATGCCTTGTGTCGCATTTTCAAAAAGAGTTTGAATGCAATAAAAGTTGTGAATCACTATGGGATTGCAGCTAGTGATCATTCATCTAGTAATATTGAGATTTATTCTGATGGAAGATGTGATCAAGAAGATAATGTGGAGAGCTCTGATCATCCAATGACATTGTCATCAACATATCCACCTAACAATTTCATGCCTACTGCCTCCACTTACAATAATACAGCTGGCACAAATCCTCATCATGATGCTAAATGGATGCAATACTTATCCGAAGAGGCTTTTAGCTTCCCAACTCCCTCTAGTTTTCAAGATGCTGCTGCCATTCCATATCCAGCTTCCAAG GTCGATATAGCATTAGAATGTGCAAGGTTGCAACACCGTCTCTCATTGCCTCCATTGCAAGTGCAAGACTTTCCACAGGCTGGATATGTTGATATGAAGATGCAAGAGTCAAGTTCCATTTATGGGAACACAAGCAATCAAAATCAGGATATTTTACAAGAAATTCTTTCTGTTGCACAAGTTTCTCAGGAATTGATGAATCAGAGTTCTTGGATTAATGGAAATGCTTCTGCTGCTGAAGATGATTTTTCATTCCTACCTCAAGAAAATAAAATTCAAGGCCAGGATACCAGTAGTTCCATGGATATTGGACATAATGAAGATCTCGGAACTGAGAGAACTGTTGAGAACTTAAGATGGGTAGGAATGTCAAATAAAGATCTTGACAAG AGTTTTCGCGAGGATTATAATTGTGTTCCTATAGAAAATATATCATGTTTTCCGAAGAACAATCTTAATGTGCAAG GTGAAAGCAGTCATCATCACAACTTCCAAGAAGTCAATGATACTGAAGAGAATGATCATTTCTCGCttgaatttgttaatgatgatcCAAATGATCATGGCTTCTTGAATGATGGGGAGTTGGATGATTTCTCAACTACACCAAACTTTGATGTATATGAGAAAATTGAAGTCAGCCACGGCCTCTTTGTGTCTACTCGTCAGGTTCCAGACACATTCTTCCACAAAATAGTTCCTTCACAGACAGTTAAGGTTTATATAAATCCAATGATAGTCCATAGCTTTCCAGTATCAGAAGTTGATGCAGCAGCAAGGCCTCAGAACATTAGTCTACTGGACAAGATTAAGGCACTGGTCACCACTATAGGCATGGTTGGAATAACCAAGTTCTTGAAGCCATGGACCAAAACTCCCAGCCCACTTGTCAGTATAGTTGCACTAATGCTCACATGTCTATATCTGGAGGAAAATTTAGATAATCTTATCGAACTGAGGGATGTCGACTATTTGCCTGATGGGAAGAAGACTAAAAGGATCTCAAATTTGGATAATTTTGAAATTTTCAAATGGGATTATGAGGAAAAGAAATGTGGAAAAGTGAAGAGAGAATGGGGCAGTGTGGTATTGAACAAGGTGTGGCCTTGCCTTACTCTTGCTTTAGCTAGCTATTTCCTGGGCGCAGCACATTTTATCTAA